atctttcttttttctttttgtttttccatttGAAAGGTAAGGAAATGTTGATCTGAATTAAAAAAAGAGCTAATCTATCCCTCCAAACCTTATGCTTTATATCGACTATATTGACTTAACAaaagttttaaacataattaatacgagtatatttttaagagatattattattattattattatatacagtaTACACTAGAGTTATCTACTTGTAAGATAAGTTATGATGTCTAAGCTTTCTaagttttaattagtttatctATTTTAGTATTTCAATTATTTGATGActattcaaaatcttttgcTAAGAATACGAAGTCCAACCATACACTATATTCAACATTGACATTTCCTAAGCTAAGTTGCGTTTTGAAGTGCTACATTTTATTGTTTTGCATAAATGTAGTATTTAGGATAAATCGGTGAAGTTAAATCTAGTTAATACAGTTTTTTGAACTTAGTTTTTTAATAAAGTAAATTCGAAATAAAATACAAGTACTGTATAAATAAGTTTGAATGATCTATCAATTTTGATACAGACTTTAGACCCCATACAAATGGACCCTTTTCCGATCATCAGTCACTGCCTCAAATCTTTTATGAAAGTTACACAGTATAATACTCCAAAAAAGCAACTTATTTTTCTGTATTTACTGCTTCAATCGTGCTAAATTTAATAACAATATAGTCTACTTTTTGGTTACATTATTTCATACATATAATCATTGAGGTAAAATTTTCACTAGTGTCCCACTCCTCTCATAAAGGTTTTGGGCCTAGAGGCTGGGAGACCCAGGTTCGAATTTTTAGGGGTAACGTTTACTCCTAATTATCATCGTGTCTTTTGATGGATTAATAGGAGGTTTTTCTCCCTCCGTAGTTTCCTGAATTTCGAATGGCATCCTGTCCGAATAATGTAGAGGCCGATAAATGAAACGAAGACcatttgaatgttaaaaaaaaaaattcatacatATAAGTCATGTTAAATTTGTCTTTTAGTACGTGAAATACATAGTAGTTCACAATAATAGTCACTATCAGAGAAACTAGTTGTTTTTATGCATTTCGTTCTACACAGTTTTTGAATTGGTATagagtttttgaaaatattttacatAATGAATGTGTTCGACAAAACAATCTGGTAGCTAGTAGTAATAGCTGGTAGCTAAAAGCTATAGCTGAAAGCTGTTAATAAAACATTCTAAATATTTTTTAGTGTTCGGAAGAGTAGCTGTAACATTTTATAAATTGCGTAAAATGACAATAATAAACATGGACATAAAAAACTtaactttaaacatttatatataaatatatatactaatatatacaatattattaaatttatatttatctatgcATATATAAATTCCTTCTCATACGATATATAAAAGGTAATTTAATTTGTTCTTTTACAAATATGTATGAAATAcaaaaaatcagaaaagaaaCTCTAACATAAATTCTTACATGTATACAAACTttgataatacaaaaaaaaactgaaatgaTACTCCCTGTTTAGATATGCTCACAAATAGTGCTGCCGTAGAGGTCTTTTTTTGTTCAAACAATGGGACAATTAATTTTAAGCATAGAATTTATCATAAAAGGTTATTTAAGTAATTTGAAAGGTAAAAGCTTGAAGCTTTTTAAtcaaacaaaactttttattaaatacgaactttttcttaaaaacttGAAACTcttaaaaactcataaaagctcTTTTTCAAACATAATGTCAAAACTTTAAgtttcatttggtataatagtAGATCTAAAAACAAGTTAATTAGTCGGGGGATTGAAATAGGTTCAACTTATTATAAGTTGTGTATATGTTGGTAATTACATTGTGTCCGCCAGCTTTTGGCGAAAACTAATACGAAtaaatattactttttttaaaaagaagttTGCACCTATAATGTGTACAAGATATCgtgttttttttccaaataggTGTAATGggaaaacttatttaccaaactggtatgattttgaaaatatttactattttaatataaaacctAATTAAACATTATATCTCCCAATAACTATTAAGCAACCACTtaaatttatttctaaaaaagttacaacatttggatgaaaaagaaaattaaattgtGATCATTGGATCACTTTGCTGacctatgttttctttttatataacatttacgttctttttttcaatttaatatttaaaatttaataaaacttCTCATATCCTTCATATGATTTCAAGTACGGAATATATTAAAACTTCATCAGTTCAAAGTACTAATATATCACAACATTGAATGAGAAGtatcatttttaattaaataaaaaatatttttaaactaaCTTCCCTAAGTTGTCATAGTTCTGATTCTTGGTATGTATTGttattacaaattaattatttttctctatatatttatatggaatttattttttcttaattttcatattaaatttgCTCAATATAAGCAAACTAACTTTAATACTTTCTACATGCTCAGATTTTTTCATCACTTTGTGGTACAAGTACTCTGCTTAGCAAGTACATTTACTTTAAATTCATCCTTATATGGCATCATATAAATGAAAGACGAGTTAATTAATATGCTTAAGTTGAAAATCcataaatttgatttgatttttctGCTATATCTTAAGTTTATGTGTCATCAACCCATCATCATATTTAACATCTTATATTAGATATAGAGATCAActctatcattatcattatccgCTCAATACAAGAACATGATAATGGAAAAACAGATGATAACTaatcctttttcttctttttttatatattataaatataatataatgtttaattatgttttatactaaaatggtaaatattttttaaaccatatcaatttggtaaataagttttccTACTACACCAATTtcgaaaaaaaaatccaagataTCTATATTGACAGTTTATGGTAGtcggtttgacttttttttaattggctTTGTTAGTGCATTTAATTTcccgttaattttttttattaaaacttaTGATGCAATATGTAATCATGTTCTTGACCCAGTTCGAGTTTAcgtctctttcttctttttttttttcccaatatattataatactagtcctaatactcgtacgatgttagattatatcataaaaaaattcaaatcattttcatacatgatttgtgaaaatgaaataaattataactaAAGTAAACCAATGATCGAAacaaagttataataaacagtagtgataaatataatatatgtttagttaaagttttggatttaccttaagtttttacaatcacatcaaaatcgaaacttgtaagcatagtagatgacgacaaatagccttgtgattttgaattataaactcaaaattttgaagtatttatgttaataacttattataagtagtataagtaataggagttaaagaattgaaaaagaaaaaaaaaattattagtgAAAACGAtgaatcaaataaggttatacagtatgtaatgtgttttgtcTCTATAAGTTAAGAGTtatagtttaattctaagtctaataaggaaattgaatctatatacaattcaaaaagctaatttaataacgtaaataaatgaaaaggacacgtgtcgatcaaggattacgtcacGTTTCGTATCAAGACcatctcaatcatgttttagtttattagtagatgTAGTTGTAGCTACAtgtagattattattatattagaaatTATATTGGAGGCTACGATTAGTTTTAACAATAAAGCTAttcactatttttataattctagTTAAATATGGACATGTTACTTcgataattattttataataatatatttaatttaattaacttttaaagtattaaaatttaaagtgaCACGTGTCGTTTGAAGATTATGCCAAACGGCGTTTTAATAAAGCATCAATCCCGTTTTATTGTATCGGTAGATTACTGtatataattaacaaaactCAAATTGTCCAATATAATTTGGTACAACGATGTAAACTATAAGacttgtttttcctttttttcacgATACATTTTAcaataatttgatatataattcTTGCaatgtgtaatatatatatatataggggggaagggaatatgaggttgttaggcACCCAAATTGGGtaaaaaacctctcacatacttttttttaaaaggtaaaaatcatggggggccatgtattaatttaaaatattaaaatattagtatgtgaggggtttttcacccaagttgggtgcataacagcctcatactcacttttcccatatatatatatacgttttaggtaaaataaaacaaatattaaagtaaaacaaatgaaACAATAGGCTTTACATTAGTAgaaatcactgtgcatcataaatatcatcgtacatcaattgtttcgtgaatcttcgtgcatcaatttaactatgatctaagggtcaagatcttatcttatttgttatactttaatagttattttacaatacctaacccctatatatatagctttattattatttttttaacttgttgTCAACCAAGTATTAAGTTGTTTTTAATAATGGTTGAAGCACTAATCATAAAATGGCAAAGGCATTTTATTAGGGTGTTGGCATCACCAGATTGTAAGCAGCGTCGTTGGCCCGACCACTCGTGGAACACCGCCGCCAATGGTTTTCCATGCACGAGTGGTGAAAAATGGGTGGAAGTTCCACTCCCGTGGAGTGTGGGTGGAAGGTGACCGTTGGAGGTCTTGAACGACTAGTTTGacctttattttttctttagatACCATCCCACCTTCTTCCATTTCAaatcaaacacacacatatcaaacaaaaacacacatcAACACATCCATCAAACATTAAACAAATTCATTTTCACAAATGCCTAAACGATTTGGATCTACAATTTTACTAGATGAACCGTTTGAATGGTCCGACGATAGTAGTTTGGAAATATTTGCGAATGCGATCGAGGCCGATGGTGAAAGTTCTACGGCAAGGTCAAAGCGTAAAGTTGTTAACCACAACCGTTGGGAAGCTGGAGAAAGATTGTTTTGCGACTACTTTTTTGATGAACCGAAATTCGATCATGAGTTTTTCGAGGATAGGTATCGTATTCCTAAATGTTTATTTCTAAAGATTGTTCATGATCTTGAGTTGCGGTACAAGTATTATCAGGAAGGTTACGATGGTAGGATGAAAAAGAGTTTTACCGCGATACAAAAATGTACGTCCACCATTAGGCAGCTTGCAACCGGTAACCTACTGGATGAGTATTATGAATACTTGGAGACGACTCAAAGAACGTCACGCGAATGTCTCCAGGTTTTTTGTGATGCCATTGTAGAGACGTATGAGCAAGAATATCTGCATAAACCAACAACGCATGATATTTTGCGGTTATACGAAACACATGAGGAGAGACGTCACATGCCCGGTATGTTGGGCAGCCTACATTGTACACATTTCGTATGGAAAATGTGTCCAGTTGAGTTGAGGAGCCAATATAAAAGGGGTGATCATCAATACCCCACGATTATGGTGGAGGCGACGACTTTTCACGATTTATGGATATCGCACACATTTTTTGGTCCTCTGAAAGGACCAAACTTGATAGACCgaaaatataagaaatatatatatatttttttaaataccccactgcgccgcagtggaaatccTCAACCAGAACTTGAACATGCCCTACTGCGTCGCAGTGTATTTCTCCAAGGCCCTCCCAATTTGGTTCGAGATATCCATACTATCTTCGGCAAATATGGGCTCTTCCTCCTAATTTTGACTATGGTGCTCATCCTCGTCATTATGTTGATCAGCCATACTATAATAAGATtgaataaacaaatttaatttcATAACCTACCTCTACACACTCAACTAAAACCAAGCCTATAGTTTTATACTAAACCGTCTCAAGGTTTGATGTCGTTAGTTTATAAGTTGTTAGTACTTCAACCACAATAAGGCCGActtcttattgtgctttaaATACTAGCAAGCGGATAAACTAGCATCATCAAACGCATCTTtcggtcccatataaaatttcggtcacctaaggtcgagtctcaactaaggtttaagtctaggcactctCTACATGAaggaatacctaaatcccttaaacctcgGCTTTGATACCAACTTGAAAGGACCAAACTCGATAGACcgaaaatataagaaattttttttttaaataccccactgcgccgcagtggatcGAGGACTCctcactgtgccgcagtggaaATCCTCGGCCAGAACTTGAACATgccctactgcgccgcagtgggttcgaCACatttcccactgcgccgcagtgggaggaaccAAAGTTGTTtccgtgggattccactgcgccgcattgggcaaagtcacccccactgcgccgcagtgggccaCCTGACAGCAACCCTAATACTCAATTCGACCTTGAACAACCTGTAACCTTCAAATTTCGAACCAACATATGAAAGACAAATTCTAGAGAATTATAACAACTtcatagacacattttaaacataattacaacatcaaattatttcaaaatccTTGAATACCattaacgggtcatttacccattttgacgctATTTTCGTCCAAAATGCAACTTCACAACTTGCTAAGACTTAACACCTGATCatttacaaaattttaacaaaagtatgaccatccaaccaaaatgtaccaagagccatgaggAGAGGAATTTTTAGGCCTCTAAACCAAAAGTTTGCCATTCCtccaagaatgacctaataccttcaacTTTTGCAAAGTCACTTCAAGCTCTAGTCAACTCTTTCAAATCaacacactagttccttcttccggaactacctataaaagggtaaacaactaaaatataagcaaaggcttagtgaatatacttgcatacatttgaCGAATACAAaagagggcaaagtacaaggacttttacatgtaacTTATGgtatcgtcatgtcacatttacatattcaccttgtacactaacaacacatatatggatccatataagctaaacaatcatatctatcgggattcttaggccccggaggttcttaggcctcatatcatatcaactatcgggattcttaggccccggaggttcttaggcctcataatcacaatgccccaAATGGGCTTAtgccacatcaattaccacacatggatttacaaacttcaacatgaaatggtcaaaaccaccatggacaaaaggcttcaacataacgtggtcaattgatccaacgtaaatataaaggtatgcaaatatactcacctacTCCGCAAAAAGGACAATAATGCTAAAAACGaataagcacaagcaagcttcaacccataatcatatcataaagaatgcataagcttacattcacacctgactagctcaacctagtcatactcaatcactagccctttctaaacccaaaacccaacccatttgtcattgagctactttcatctttaacaacaacattgggtagttcaacctaccattttcatccacatttcaataactagtaaaattcatcttttctcattaactaagattttcacatgaacttatcaattttataattaaacacATCACATttctcaatgacaactaggttaactaaggaattgagaaaaattaaccataattcatattcttgcaaaacccccaatttggttcatccatgaaccctaattccaaaagaaagataaaaactaatttaagggaattcaatacctcaagattcaATGAGCTAAATCAAGACTATAGGCTACAATTtctttttccccctttttcctcttgattttcggccaccacccaaaatcaccaaaaccctagggcgcgtttagttagagaaaatgtttttaagtttttcatttttagttttctagaaaatgaaaaggtttttcatttctaaaaaaccctttaaaattttgaaaaagcgttcaaaataaaagatggagttttcatttaaaacatgttcaaattcacttgttttctaaatttaggtttagaaaatagaaaagtgaaaacaaaaactgaaaaaaacagttttttaattttagtgcaaaagttggaaaaaagaattttcattttctaggaaaacttttctaaaaaaatttgaacgcgtttccggttttccatgttttcttggaaaatgaaaatggaaaacaagggagttttcttgaactaaacgcacccctagcttttaaatttctaatataGATGAAGATGATTAATGTTTTTGCTCTTGGATGAATtactctttgattttgaaagaatatgaGAAGGGATGCATGTAGGAAAGAAGATAAATAGGAGTGGAAGTATGGTTCATACTCAAATAAGTGTCTGGCACTTCCTATTGGTGCCACAACCCACTTATCAAATTGGTgagtattttacccgctatccgctaaagttcctaAATTAACCctatatccaaaaataaaatactaggaaattaatttaatgtcaaaactatgaaaagggttaatttcttttaccttaaaatcttgggggtattacaactctcccccacttggaacggatcacggcctcgtgatccaagccatatgcaaAGATGGATAATAAACAATAACGTCATGCTCGGACTCCCAATGTGCAATCGGACATCTTACCATGCTTCACAAAATCTTATATCCTCCTGGTTCACTGAACGGTATCAACGTTCTGCAGCAGTCTCCATTGTTCCTCCCCGAATGCATGGGCACAACGCCTAACTGCCCATTCATTGTGAAGGGTCACACGTACTGACGTGGCTATTATCTAGTGGATGACATATATCTGACGTGGTCTACTTTTGTTAAAGCGTACAAGTATCCAACCGATCCGAAAGAGAAAAAGTTCAAGCGGCTACAAGAGTCAGCTCGAAAGGATGTTGAACGTGCCTTCGGTGTTCTCAAGCAGAAATGGGGTATCCTTTGTCGACCGTTTCGACAAAGGTCGGTGAAAGCAATAAGGAACCTCGTCTATGCGTGTGTCATAATGCACAACATGATTATTCAGGACGATGATCGCGCTATCAGTTCGGTTCATATTGGAGATCCTCGGGTCCAACCTAACAGTCAGCATGATCGTTTACAGGAGATACGAGACGAGGAGACACATTTTCGGCTCCGAAATGATCTTACAGAGCATATTGCGGCTCAAGAGTTACTATAACTCGACGTCGTTGAAGAGtagatttatttatatgttgttttttttaattttattttttaatgtttgtatgtgttttagttttattatctagtttttatgtttttagttatgtttatgtaatggtttatgtttaatgaaattttaattttaaaaataaaaataaatttgtagtAAATGGTGAGTGAGTGGTTGTAATGTCAACAAAATTGGGTGAGTGATAAGTGAGTGGTGAATTTGAGGTGACATAATGTAATTGGTTGAAAGTAAGTGGTGAGTGGTGGTGATGCCATTACCCTTAACTTTCTTGACCATGGCTAACATGGCTCTATCCCGAAtaacatgtttttaaaaaatgttataaaaacaacatattttaacaaaaaaaaaagaaaagaaaaatggcCATGCCATGATACCAATACTAAATAGTATTATTCGCATTGGTATATGATAAGACCTATTTATACTACTTTCATGTCAGTGATTTGTTTAGTTTG
The Erigeron canadensis isolate Cc75 chromosome 2, C_canadensis_v1, whole genome shotgun sequence DNA segment above includes these coding regions:
- the LOC122588197 gene encoding uncharacterized protein LOC122588197, with protein sequence MPKRFGSTILLDEPFEWSDDSSLEIFANAIEADGESSTARSKRKVVNHNRWEAGERLFCDYFFDEPKFDHEFFEDRYRIPKCLFLKIVHDLELRYKYYQEGYDGRMKKSFTAIQKCTSTIRQLATGNLLDEYYEYLETTQRTSRECLQVFCDAIVETYEQEYLHKPTTHDILRLYETHEERRHMPAYKYPTDPKEKKFKRLQESARKDVERAFGVLKQKWGILCRPFRQRSVKAIRNLVYACVIMHNMIIQDDDRAISSVHIGDPRVQPNSQHDRLQEIRDEETHFRLRNDLTEHIAAQELL